A single genomic interval of Desulfomicrobium macestii harbors:
- a CDS encoding branched-chain amino acid ABC transporter substrate-binding protein gives MKKKLCTLGFLTLALVALTLGSAWAETIRIGLMCPLTGSWASEGQDMKQIVELLAAETNKAGGINGNQVEIVVEDDGGDPRQAALAATRLTTKEISAVIGTYGSSVTEASQNIYAESGILQVATGSTAIRLSEKSLPLFFRTCPRDDEQGMVAAKTLGELGFSKIAILHDNTSYAKGLADEAKSLLEASGKTIAFYDALTPGERDYNAILTKIKSAAPEVIFFTGYYPEAGMLLRQKMEMGWNVPMIGGDATNNPDLVKIAGNQAAEGFMFLSPPVPADLDTPEAKDFMTAYKAAYGNAPGSVWAVLAGDAYRVIAEAVAQTKDTSSEKLAAYMKNEMKDFSGLTGKISFNEKGDRVGDLYRVYKVDAAGAFVLQP, from the coding sequence ATGAAGAAAAAACTGTGTACACTTGGTTTCCTGACCCTGGCCCTCGTGGCGTTGACCCTGGGCTCCGCCTGGGCCGAAACCATCCGCATCGGCCTCATGTGCCCCCTGACGGGCTCCTGGGCCAGCGAAGGTCAGGACATGAAACAGATCGTTGAACTGCTGGCCGCCGAGACCAACAAGGCGGGCGGAATCAACGGCAACCAGGTCGAGATCGTGGTCGAGGACGACGGCGGTGATCCGCGTCAGGCAGCCCTGGCCGCAACCCGCCTGACCACCAAGGAAATTTCCGCGGTTATCGGCACCTACGGATCGTCCGTCACAGAAGCGTCCCAGAACATCTATGCCGAGTCCGGCATCCTCCAGGTCGCCACCGGTTCCACGGCCATCCGCCTGTCCGAAAAGAGCCTGCCTCTTTTCTTCCGCACCTGCCCCCGCGATGACGAGCAGGGCATGGTTGCCGCCAAGACCCTGGGCGAACTCGGTTTCAGCAAGATCGCCATCCTCCACGACAACACCTCATACGCCAAGGGTCTGGCCGACGAAGCCAAGTCCCTGCTTGAAGCCTCGGGCAAGACCATCGCCTTCTACGACGCGCTGACTCCCGGCGAGCGCGACTACAACGCAATCCTGACCAAGATCAAATCCGCCGCCCCCGAAGTCATCTTCTTCACCGGTTACTATCCCGAGGCCGGCATGCTCCTGCGCCAGAAGATGGAAATGGGCTGGAACGTGCCCATGATCGGCGGCGACGCGACCAACAACCCCGATCTGGTCAAGATCGCCGGCAACCAGGCCGCCGAGGGTTTCATGTTCCTGAGCCCCCCTGTCCCGGCTGATCTGGACACCCCCGAAGCCAAGGATTTCATGACCGCCTACAAGGCCGCCTACGGCAACGCCCCGGGTTCCGTATGGGCAGTGCTGGCCGGCGACGCCTACCGCGTCATCGCCGAAGCCGTCGCCCAGACCAAGGACACCTCCAGCGAAAAGCTGGCCGCCTACATGAAGAATGAAATGAAGGATTTTTCCGGCCTGACCGGCAAGATCTCCTTCAACGAAAAGGGTGACCGCGTTGGCGACCTGTACCGCGTGTACAAGGTCGACGCCGCCGGAGCCTTTGTTCTGCAGCCGTAA
- the pruA gene encoding L-glutamate gamma-semialdehyde dehydrogenase, whose protein sequence is MDSMVLDKKISDRGKEFFASISGEAPSIFNKGWWTGKVMDWSMKNENFKVQLFRFVDVLPYLNTSDSLTRHIDEYFAGDDQDVPKVLKWGAGAMGSGLGGKLAAGLMAKTIRSNIEGMAKQFIIGENTSDAMKNLKKIRKDGFAFTVDILGEASVSEIESEAYLNEYIELLDALKKEHASWAALGGGELDWGHAPKVNISVKPTALFSQASPKDFEGSVRGIENRLATILRKVKEMNGFMRIDMEQYKFKDITLEVYRRLRSSEEFRDYPHLGIVLQAYLKDTDKDLADLLAWSRAQGLPISIRLVKGAYWDSETVIAKQNGWDIPVWTIKAESDAAYERQAKVILENHDICHFGCASHNIRTIAAVMETAKALNVPDERYEFQVLYGMAEPVRKGLMKVAKRVRLYAPYGDLLPGMAYLVRRLLENTANESFLRQSFAEEAEVERLMENPVATVEREKAQRRPGADPEIKGLTRFENEPFADFTQETVRRAFVDALAVVRTQLGKEYPLVIGGQEVRTADTLQSVNPANPNEVIGTICQASTKEIDLAIEAAKKAAPAWKALSPEERAGYLLKAAEIARTEIFTLCAWQTLEVGKQYDQAQADVAEAIDFMEYYAREMIRFGKPQRMGRAPGEMSQLMYQPKGIAAVIAPWNFPLAISCGMSSAAIVAGNPVLYKPAGPSSVVGFTLSEIFRKAGLPAGVFNYVPGRGSVMGDYLVEHPDVALIAFTGSMEVGHRIINKASVVHPGQKQIKKVIAELGGKNAIIIDDDADLDEAIREVLHSAFAFQGQKCSACSRVIVVEPIYAKFIERLVEGAKSLAIGPAEDPTYFMGPVVDDKAQQNVLKYIGIATSEGKLLYSSPVPDSGYYAPLTIVEGITPEHRIAQEEVFGPVLAVMKVKNFDQAIEWANSTRYSLTGAVFSRSPKHLEKAREQFNVGNLYLNRGSTGALVERHPFGGFNMSGIGSKAGGPDYLLQFMDPRLVCENTMRRGFAPIEEDDDWII, encoded by the coding sequence ATGGACAGTATGGTGTTGGACAAAAAGATCAGCGACCGTGGCAAGGAATTTTTTGCCAGCATCTCCGGCGAAGCCCCTTCCATTTTCAACAAGGGCTGGTGGACCGGCAAGGTCATGGACTGGTCCATGAAGAACGAGAACTTCAAGGTGCAGCTGTTCCGCTTTGTGGACGTCCTGCCCTACCTGAACACCTCCGACTCCCTGACCCGGCACATCGACGAATATTTCGCCGGTGACGACCAGGACGTGCCCAAAGTCCTGAAATGGGGCGCGGGGGCGATGGGCTCCGGCCTTGGCGGCAAGCTGGCCGCCGGGCTCATGGCCAAGACCATCCGCTCCAACATCGAGGGCATGGCCAAGCAGTTCATCATCGGCGAGAATACCTCCGACGCCATGAAGAACCTCAAGAAAATCCGCAAGGACGGCTTCGCCTTCACGGTGGACATCCTTGGCGAAGCGTCGGTCAGCGAGATCGAATCCGAAGCCTATCTGAACGAATACATCGAACTCCTGGACGCCCTGAAAAAGGAGCACGCCTCCTGGGCGGCCCTCGGCGGCGGAGAGCTGGACTGGGGACATGCGCCCAAGGTCAACATTTCCGTAAAGCCCACGGCTCTCTTCTCCCAGGCGTCGCCCAAGGACTTCGAGGGCTCGGTCCGGGGCATCGAAAATCGCCTGGCCACGATCCTGCGCAAGGTTAAGGAAATGAACGGCTTCATGCGCATCGACATGGAGCAGTACAAATTCAAGGACATCACTCTTGAGGTGTACCGCCGTCTGCGCTCCAGCGAGGAATTCCGCGACTACCCGCATCTGGGCATCGTGTTGCAGGCCTACCTGAAGGACACGGACAAGGATCTGGCCGATCTTCTGGCCTGGTCCAGAGCCCAGGGCCTGCCCATCTCCATCCGCCTGGTCAAGGGCGCCTACTGGGATTCCGAGACCGTCATCGCCAAGCAAAACGGCTGGGACATCCCGGTCTGGACCATCAAGGCCGAGAGCGACGCCGCCTATGAACGCCAGGCAAAGGTCATCCTGGAAAACCACGACATCTGCCATTTCGGTTGCGCCTCGCACAATATCCGCACCATCGCCGCGGTCATGGAGACTGCCAAGGCCCTGAACGTGCCCGATGAGCGCTACGAGTTCCAGGTCCTCTACGGCATGGCCGAGCCCGTGCGCAAAGGGCTAATGAAAGTGGCCAAGCGCGTGCGCCTCTATGCCCCTTATGGCGATCTGTTGCCCGGCATGGCCTATCTGGTGCGCCGCCTGCTTGAAAACACGGCCAACGAATCCTTCCTGCGCCAATCCTTTGCCGAGGAGGCCGAGGTGGAGCGCCTGATGGAAAACCCGGTGGCTACCGTCGAACGGGAAAAAGCCCAGCGCCGCCCCGGGGCCGATCCGGAGATCAAGGGCCTCACCCGCTTCGAGAACGAGCCCTTCGCCGATTTCACCCAGGAGACCGTACGCCGGGCCTTCGTGGATGCGCTCGCCGTGGTGCGCACGCAGCTGGGCAAGGAATATCCGCTGGTCATCGGCGGCCAGGAGGTGCGCACGGCCGACACGTTGCAGTCGGTCAATCCGGCCAACCCGAACGAAGTCATCGGCACCATCTGCCAGGCTTCCACCAAGGAAATCGATCTGGCCATCGAAGCCGCCAAAAAGGCCGCTCCGGCCTGGAAAGCACTGTCTCCCGAGGAACGGGCCGGATATCTGCTCAAGGCTGCCGAAATCGCGCGCACGGAGATCTTCACCCTGTGCGCCTGGCAGACCCTCGAAGTGGGCAAACAGTATGATCAGGCCCAGGCCGATGTGGCCGAAGCCATTGATTTCATGGAATACTACGCCCGCGAGATGATCCGTTTCGGCAAACCCCAGCGCATGGGCCGGGCCCCGGGCGAGATGAGCCAACTCATGTACCAGCCCAAGGGCATCGCGGCCGTCATCGCCCCCTGGAACTTCCCGCTGGCCATCAGCTGCGGCATGAGCTCGGCCGCCATCGTCGCCGGCAATCCCGTACTGTACAAGCCGGCCGGACCGTCCTCCGTGGTCGGCTTCACCCTGTCCGAAATCTTCCGCAAGGCCGGCCTACCGGCCGGGGTGTTCAACTATGTGCCGGGCAGGGGCTCGGTCATGGGCGACTACCTTGTCGAACATCCCGACGTCGCGCTGATCGCCTTCACCGGATCCATGGAAGTAGGCCACCGCATCATCAACAAGGCGTCCGTGGTTCATCCCGGCCAGAAGCAGATCAAGAAGGTCATCGCCGAACTTGGCGGCAAGAACGCCATCATCATCGATGACGACGCCGATCTGGACGAGGCCATCAGGGAAGTCCTGCACTCGGCCTTTGCCTTCCAGGGTCAGAAATGCTCGGCCTGTTCCCGTGTCATCGTCGTCGAACCCATCTATGCCAAGTTCATCGAACGTCTGGTGGAAGGAGCCAAGTCCCTGGCCATCGGACCGGCCGAGGACCCGACCTACTTCATGGGGCCGGTGGTGGACGACAAGGCCCAGCAGAACGTGCTCAAATACATCGGCATCGCCACCAGCGAAGGCAAGCTCCTGTACTCGAGCCCTGTCCCGGACAGCGGGTATTACGCGCCCCTGACCATCGTCGAGGGCATCACCCCCGAGCACCGCATCGCCCAGGAAGAGGTCTTCGGTCCCGTCCTTGCGGTCATGAAGGTCAAGAACTTCGACCAGGCCATCGAGTGGGCCAATTCCACGCGCTACTCCCTGACCGGAGCCGTATTCTCGCGCAGCCCCAAGCACCTCGAAAAGGCCCGCGAACAGTTCAACGTCGGCAACCTCTACCTCAATCGCGGCTCCACCGGCGCGCTGGTGGAACGCCACCCCTTTGGCGGCTTCAACATGTCCGGCATAGGCTCCAAGGCCGGCGGCCCGGACTACCTGCTGCAGTTCATGGACCCGAGACTCGTCTGCGAAAACACCATGCGCCGCGGCTTCGCGCCCATCGAAGAGGACGACGACTGGATCATCTGA
- a CDS encoding Lrp/AsnC family transcriptional regulator, producing MLDSTDIEILNILQENGKITNAELARQIGMAPSGVLERVKKLEQKGVIDKYEVRLNPKALGISLSTFIQIKTSDSVGSSEIGRKLAEIDEVQEVHWTAGEYNYLVKARVSSTETLAQLMKQFGEIPGVRDSRTTLVLDTLKETQALSLQFIACKNPRKAPK from the coding sequence ATGTTAGACAGCACAGATATCGAGATCCTGAATATCCTTCAAGAGAACGGAAAGATCACCAATGCCGAACTGGCCCGCCAGATCGGCATGGCTCCGTCCGGCGTGCTGGAACGGGTCAAGAAACTCGAACAGAAGGGCGTCATCGATAAATACGAAGTGCGCCTTAACCCCAAGGCCTTAGGGATTTCCCTTTCCACCTTCATCCAGATCAAGACCTCCGATTCGGTCGGCAGCTCGGAGATCGGCAGAAAGCTGGCCGAAATCGACGAGGTGCAGGAAGTGCACTGGACCGCCGGGGAGTACAACTATCTGGTCAAGGCCCGGGTCAGCAGCACGGAAACGCTGGCCCAGCTCATGAAGCAGTTCGGCGAAATACCCGGAGTTCGTGACAGCCGGACCACCCTGGTGCTCGACACCCTAAAAGAGACCCAGGCCCTGTCCCTGCAGTTCATCGCGTGCAAAAACCCCAGGAAAGCCCCAAAATAA
- the carB gene encoding carbamoyl-phosphate synthase large subunit: MPKRTDLKKIMLIGSGPIVIGQACEFDYSGTQALKALKEEGYEVILVNSNPATIMTDPNLADRTYIEPIEPETVARIIEKERPCALLPTLGGQTGLNTAVAVAENGVLEKYGVELIGASLPSIKKAESRQLFRKAMENIGLKVPKSGIARTLDDVREWGDKLKFPIIVRPAYTLGGTGGGVAYNKEDLERIAQQGLAASLTSEVMLEESLLGWKEYELEVVRDKKDNCVIICSIENLDPMGVHTGDSVTVAPAQTLTDDEYQKMRDASLAIMREIGVETGGSNVQFALNPANGDMMIIEMNPRVSRSSALASKATGFPIAKIAAKLAIGYTLDELQNDITRETMAAFEPTIDYVVIKIPRFTFEKFPGAEDYLTTAMKSVGETMAIGRTFKEALQKGLRSLETGYPGLGKTFDGQLPDIEDTLAGLRKPNSRRLYQLRDALLSGISEEEIFAASAIDPWFIRQFKDIVDFEGVLKNVGLQGNLSVDNPDFVTVLRDAKAMGFSDRQLATIWKRGERDIRSMRKEAGIIPSYKLVDTCAAEFEAYTPYYYSTYETENEARVSDKRKVVILGGGPNRIGQGIEFDYCCVHASYALREMGIESIMVNSNPETVSTDYDTSDRLYFEPLTREDVLAIIEQEKPEGVIVQFGGQTPLNLAVPLLREGVPILGTSPDSIDRAEDRERFQALLKKLDLLQPNNGTAMSIEEAVIVAARIGYPVVVRPSYVLGGRAMDIVYDEKDLRTYFDKHVTVVPDHPILIDKFLENAIEIDVDAVSDGEDTYVAGIMEHIEEAGIHSGDSACVLPPHTVGKMWIQEIERQTKALAKELGVVGLMNIQFALKDEQVYILEVNPRASRTSPFVSKATGVPLAKLATRVMMGEKLADLKPWDMRKGGYYAVKEAVLPFNRFPGVDALLGPEMRSTGEVMGIDPSLGLAFMKAQLAAGQFLPASGCVFISVNDHDKSGIIVPAKTFQKLGFTIMSTRGTAAFLAGHGVECQVVNKVYEGRPNVIDHIKNGDIQLVINTSSGKRTKEDSSELRRTTVMYGLPYTTNLAAAKALAMAIKERSTSGLDVKCLQEYYKESGRDF, encoded by the coding sequence ATGCCCAAGAGAACAGATCTCAAGAAGATAATGCTCATCGGCTCGGGCCCCATCGTCATCGGACAGGCCTGCGAGTTCGACTATTCCGGGACCCAGGCCTTGAAGGCCCTCAAAGAAGAGGGCTACGAGGTCATCCTGGTCAACTCCAACCCGGCGACGATCATGACCGATCCGAACCTGGCCGACCGGACCTACATCGAGCCCATCGAGCCCGAGACCGTGGCCCGCATCATTGAAAAGGAACGCCCCTGCGCCCTTCTTCCGACCCTTGGCGGCCAGACCGGCCTGAACACGGCGGTGGCCGTGGCCGAGAACGGGGTCCTGGAGAAGTACGGAGTGGAACTGATCGGCGCATCCCTGCCGAGCATCAAGAAGGCCGAGAGCCGCCAGCTTTTCCGCAAGGCCATGGAGAATATCGGCCTCAAGGTTCCAAAGAGCGGCATCGCCCGCACCCTGGACGACGTCCGCGAGTGGGGCGACAAGCTCAAATTTCCCATCATTGTCCGCCCGGCGTACACCCTCGGCGGCACCGGCGGCGGCGTTGCCTACAACAAGGAAGACCTGGAGCGCATCGCCCAGCAGGGCCTGGCGGCCAGCCTGACCTCCGAGGTCATGCTGGAGGAGTCGCTTCTGGGCTGGAAGGAGTACGAGCTCGAAGTCGTGCGCGACAAGAAGGACAACTGCGTCATCATCTGCTCCATCGAAAACCTTGATCCCATGGGCGTGCACACCGGCGATTCCGTGACCGTGGCCCCGGCCCAGACCCTGACCGACGACGAATACCAGAAAATGCGCGACGCCTCCCTGGCCATCATGCGCGAGATCGGCGTCGAGACCGGCGGTTCCAACGTGCAGTTCGCGCTGAATCCGGCCAACGGCGACATGATGATCATCGAGATGAATCCGCGCGTGTCGCGTTCCTCGGCCCTGGCGTCAAAGGCCACGGGGTTCCCCATCGCCAAGATCGCGGCCAAGCTGGCCATCGGCTACACCCTGGACGAACTGCAGAACGACATCACCCGCGAGACCATGGCCGCCTTCGAGCCGACCATCGACTACGTGGTCATCAAGATTCCCCGTTTCACCTTCGAGAAATTTCCCGGCGCCGAAGATTATCTGACCACGGCCATGAAGAGCGTGGGCGAGACCATGGCCATCGGCCGGACCTTCAAGGAAGCCCTGCAAAAGGGTCTGCGCTCCCTTGAGACCGGCTACCCCGGACTGGGCAAGACCTTCGACGGACAGCTGCCCGACATCGAGGACACCCTGGCCGGGCTGCGCAAGCCCAACTCCCGCCGCCTCTATCAGCTGCGCGACGCGTTGCTGTCCGGCATCTCCGAGGAGGAGATCTTCGCGGCCTCGGCCATCGATCCCTGGTTCATTCGCCAGTTCAAGGACATCGTGGATTTCGAGGGCGTACTCAAGAACGTCGGCCTGCAGGGAAATCTGTCCGTGGACAATCCCGATTTCGTGACGGTGCTGCGCGACGCCAAGGCCATGGGTTTTTCGGACCGGCAGCTGGCCACGATCTGGAAACGCGGCGAGCGCGACATCCGGTCCATGCGCAAGGAAGCGGGCATCATCCCCTCCTATAAGCTGGTCGATACCTGCGCCGCCGAATTCGAGGCCTACACCCCCTACTATTATTCGACCTACGAAACCGAAAACGAGGCTCGCGTCTCGGACAAGCGCAAGGTGGTCATCCTCGGCGGTGGCCCCAATCGCATCGGTCAGGGCATCGAGTTCGACTACTGCTGCGTGCATGCTTCCTACGCTCTGCGCGAAATGGGCATCGAATCCATCATGGTCAACTCCAACCCCGAGACCGTCTCGACCGACTACGACACCTCGGACCGGCTCTATTTCGAGCCCCTGACTCGCGAGGACGTGCTGGCCATCATCGAGCAGGAAAAGCCCGAGGGCGTCATCGTGCAGTTCGGCGGGCAGACTCCGCTCAATCTGGCCGTTCCGCTTCTGCGCGAGGGCGTGCCGATTCTGGGCACCTCGCCGGATTCCATCGACCGCGCCGAGGACCGCGAGCGTTTCCAGGCCTTGCTCAAGAAGCTCGACCTTCTGCAGCCCAACAACGGCACCGCCATGAGCATCGAGGAGGCCGTGATCGTGGCCGCCCGCATCGGCTATCCGGTGGTGGTCCGCCCCTCCTATGTGCTGGGCGGCCGGGCCATGGACATCGTCTATGACGAAAAGGACCTGCGTACCTATTTCGACAAGCACGTCACCGTCGTGCCGGATCATCCCATCCTGATCGACAAGTTCCTGGAGAACGCCATCGAGATCGACGTCGACGCCGTCAGTGACGGTGAGGACACCTACGTGGCAGGGATCATGGAACACATCGAGGAAGCGGGCATTCATTCCGGCGATTCGGCCTGCGTGCTGCCCCCGCACACCGTCGGCAAGATGTGGATTCAGGAGATCGAGCGCCAGACCAAGGCCCTGGCCAAGGAGCTGGGCGTGGTCGGACTCATGAACATCCAGTTCGCCCTCAAGGACGAACAGGTTTACATTCTCGAAGTGAATCCCCGCGCCTCGCGTACCTCCCCATTTGTTTCCAAGGCCACCGGCGTGCCCCTGGCCAAGCTGGCCACGCGGGTCATGATGGGCGAAAAGCTTGCCGATCTGAAACCCTGGGACATGCGCAAGGGCGGCTATTACGCGGTCAAGGAGGCGGTCCTGCCGTTCAACCGCTTTCCCGGCGTGGACGCCCTGCTCGGACCGGAAATGCGCTCCACCGGCGAAGTCATGGGCATCGACCCGTCTCTCGGACTGGCCTTCATGAAGGCCCAGCTCGCGGCCGGGCAGTTTCTGCCTGCGTCCGGGTGCGTGTTCATTTCCGTCAACGATCATGACAAGAGCGGGATCATCGTACCGGCCAAGACTTTCCAGAAGCTCGGCTTCACCATCATGTCCACTCGCGGTACGGCGGCCTTCCTGGCCGGGCACGGGGTCGAGTGCCAGGTTGTGAACAAGGTCTACGAGGGGCGGCCCAACGTCATCGATCACATCAAGAACGGAGACATACAGCTGGTCATCAACACGTCTTCCGGCAAGCGCACCAAGGAGGACTCCTCGGAGCTCCGCCGGACCACGGTCATGTACGGCCTGCCCTACACGACCAATCTGGCCGCGGCCAAGGCGCTGGCCATGGCCATCAAGGAGCGCAGCACCTCCGGGCTCGACGTGAAATGCCTGCAGGAATATTACAAGGAATCTGGCCGGGATTTCTAA
- the purF gene encoding amidophosphoribosyltransferase — MKKEACGLFGIYGHPEAARMTYFGLYALQHRGQESAGIITWDGQTIREQRGMGLVADVFEERHLGHQLKGSVAMGHIRYSTTGASLIRNAQPFKVTYKGINLALAHNGNLVNTISLREELENQGTIFQTTMDSEVIMHLVAKYMNGGTPEEAIAKACSRIQGSYSLLFMVDQKLIAVRDPWGFRPLSLGRVGDAYVLASETCAFDLLEAEYLRCLDPGEMLVIEDGRMMSHRYMEPAEKQSSCIFELIYFARPDSLVFDQEVYNARKSMGKILAQECPVEGDFVMPFPDSGVYAAVGYAQESGLPFEACMIRNHYVGRTFIQPTQGMRDFSVRVKLNPVKSMIKGKRVVIVEDSIVRGTTIRTRVKQLRELGAKEIHMRVSCPPIRYPCYYGIDFSSKGELIAANHSVADIGRYLGLDSLHYITIGGLLKAVRGPENFCLACFNGAYPVLPDGGIGKLSLECC, encoded by the coding sequence ATGAAAAAGGAAGCCTGCGGATTATTTGGAATTTATGGCCATCCGGAAGCGGCGCGCATGACCTATTTCGGTCTTTATGCCTTGCAGCATCGCGGTCAGGAAAGTGCCGGCATCATCACCTGGGACGGGCAGACCATCCGCGAGCAGCGCGGCATGGGACTGGTCGCCGACGTGTTCGAGGAACGTCACCTCGGGCACCAGCTCAAAGGGAGCGTGGCCATGGGCCACATCCGCTATTCCACCACCGGGGCCTCGCTCATCCGTAACGCACAGCCCTTCAAGGTCACCTACAAGGGCATCAATCTGGCCCTGGCCCACAACGGAAATCTGGTCAACACCATCTCGCTGCGTGAAGAGCTGGAGAATCAGGGCACGATCTTCCAGACCACCATGGACAGTGAAGTGATCATGCATCTGGTGGCCAAATACATGAACGGCGGCACTCCCGAGGAGGCCATCGCCAAGGCCTGCAGCCGCATCCAGGGCTCCTACAGCCTGCTCTTCATGGTCGATCAGAAGCTCATCGCCGTGCGTGATCCGTGGGGTTTTCGGCCTCTGTCCCTGGGCCGCGTCGGAGATGCCTACGTACTGGCCTCCGAGACCTGCGCCTTTGACCTGCTTGAGGCCGAGTACCTGCGCTGTCTGGACCCGGGCGAGATGCTGGTCATCGAGGACGGCCGGATGATGTCGCACCGCTACATGGAGCCCGCCGAGAAGCAGAGTTCCTGCATTTTCGAGCTCATCTATTTCGCGCGGCCGGATTCCCTGGTTTTCGACCAGGAAGTCTACAACGCCCGCAAGAGCATGGGCAAGATTCTGGCTCAGGAATGCCCGGTTGAAGGCGATTTCGTCATGCCCTTTCCGGATTCGGGCGTGTATGCGGCCGTGGGCTACGCCCAGGAGTCGGGCCTGCCGTTCGAGGCCTGCATGATCAGAAACCATTATGTCGGCCGGACTTTCATCCAGCCGACCCAGGGCATGCGTGACTTTTCGGTTCGAGTGAAGCTCAATCCGGTGAAGTCCATGATCAAGGGCAAGCGCGTGGTTATTGTCGAGGATTCCATCGTGCGCGGCACGACCATCCGCACCCGCGTCAAGCAGCTCCGCGAACTGGGCGCCAAGGAAATCCACATGCGCGTCAGCTGCCCGCCGATTCGCTATCCCTGCTACTACGGCATCGATTTTTCCTCCAAGGGCGAGCTCATCGCGGCCAATCATTCCGTGGCCGACATCGGGCGCTATCTGGGCCTCGACAGCCTGCACTACATCACCATCGGCGGACTGCTCAAGGCGGTGCGCGGGCCCGAAAACTTTTGTCTGGCCTGCTTCAACGGAGCCTATCCGGTTCTGCCCGACGGAGGCATCGGCAAGCTCTCCTTGGAGTGTTGCTAG